Proteins encoded in a region of the Procambarus clarkii isolate CNS0578487 chromosome 28, FALCON_Pclarkii_2.0, whole genome shotgun sequence genome:
- the LOC123754972 gene encoding zinc finger protein 271-like: MSHNTKEKSFQCSLCPKNFARNTHLVQHTRVHTGEKPFKCSVCQKCLSAKSALVQHMRVHTGEKPYKCTVCLRDFTNRSDLVRHTLVHTVEKAHQCSVCLKDFKQKSALVQHMRIHTGEKPYQCKVCLKDFANQSNLVRHIKLHAGIKPYKCSKCLKDFSHKSDLVNHIRVHAGEKPYQCSECLKDFSNYSNLLRHIRVHSGDKPFKCSECLKDFSSKSDLVNHIRIHTGEKPFQCSVCLKEFSQNSNLATHMKIHSKKNL, from the coding sequence ATGAGTCATAATACAAAAGAGAAGTCATTTCAGTGCTCATTGTGTCCCAAAAACTTTGCTCGAAACACACATttagtgcaacacacaagagttcatacaggagagaaaccatttaAGTGTTCAGTGTGTCAGAAATGCTTGTCAGCAAAATCAGCTCTAGTTCAACACATGAGAGTTCATACTGGAGAGAAACCCTACAAATGCACTGTGTGTCTGAGAGATTTTACAAATAGATCAGATCTAGTACGACATACGCTTGTTCATACAGTAGAAAAAGCACATCAGTGCTCAGTGTGCTTAAAAGACTTCAAGCAAAAATCGGCTTTAGTGCAACATATGAGAATTCATACTGGAGAAAAACCATATCAGTGCAAAGTATGTTTAAAAGATTTTGCAAATCAGTCAAATCTTGTGCGACACATCAAACTTCATGCAGGAATAAAACCTTATAAGTGTTCAAAGTGTTTAAAAGACTTTTCACATAAATCTGATTTAGTAAATCATATTAGAGTTCATGCTGGAGAAAAACCATATCAGTGTTCCGAATGTCTAAAAGACTTTTCAAATTATTCAAATCTATTACGGCATATTAGAGTTCATTCAGGAGACAAACCTTTTAAGTGCTCAGAGTGTCTAAAAGATTTTTCTAGCAAATCAGATTTAGTTAATCATATTagaattcatacaggagagaaaccatttcAGTGTTCAGTGTGCCTAAAAGAATTTTCACAAAATTCAAATTTAGCAACACACATGAAAATTCATTCAAAAAAGAATCTGTAA